One Melanotaenia boesemani isolate fMelBoe1 chromosome 8, fMelBoe1.pri, whole genome shotgun sequence DNA segment encodes these proteins:
- the LOC121644560 gene encoding angiomotin-like 2a isoform X1, giving the protein MSSTEEPSGTVLHRLIQEQLRYGNPTDTRTLLAIQQQALRGGSGSNSGPSSGGDMSRSPRSSLESLTQEDPLLPQLSARQEPQGQEHQGDFHHSESDYQLHGEKLPTYEQAKVHSQYLASHWAPMGPIRQLHEGQLLLPEGVFHEEADLLEQKCSHVRSLSDHHMQISLERRDALAKAEAIKFSSHSYPELPYYSPQCIQSTGPSTDKRSPPPEYTAPIQGQGFIPHQIQEQVQTQQHRYVQSGQPAEVLCYNTFTSLPPAGLEEPNQVELLLMENERLRQELESHREKTSRIQKLEQEIQRISEAYETLMQGSSKRENLEQTLRRRLVAEIRRLQDFNRDLRENLENARTHVAKEVEAADHNQHIMAKLLEQNEEQNFERERVERELQRLRATAEEQSLRAKRLEEALEAARGRGRQLEEELRRKRAYVEKVERLQSALAQLQSTCEKRESLEMKLRTRLEQELRSLRAQQRQSQPPGVTMSSLQERLHEREERILALEADMVRWEQKYLEESTMRQFAMEVAATAAAQRDTTIINHSPCHSSNNSFNEDLPVADHRNQEMENRIRALYAQILEKDAVIKILNQRLHQDQGRKDEQSPRTNLLNVVGSPLRPASSTPSISTTSTKNRGKSLSDDQTLPNRQFSAQSEPSTLERQLEEAKTKEAASTTKLNSVDKAAPTKMLLNPFRGLDELESEAVEIFI; this is encoded by the exons ATGTCGTCCACTGAAGAGCCGTCTGGTACGGTCCTGCACCGGCTTATCCAGGAACAGCTCCGCTATGGAAACCCCACAGACACCCGCACCTTATTAGCCATCCAGCAGCAGGCCCTGCGTGGAGGCAGCGGAAGCAACAGTGGACCCAGTAGTGGCGGTGACATGAGCAGGAGCCCACGATCCTCTCTGGAGAGCCTTACCCAGGAAGACCCACTGCTCCCTCAGCTCTCTGCGAGGCAGGAGCCTCAGGGCCAGGAGCACCAGGGAGACTTTCATCACTCAGAAAGTGACTACCAGCTACATGGGGAGAAGCTGCCAACATATGAGCAGGCCAAGGTGCATTCTCAGTACTTAGCAAGTCACTGGGCCCCTATGGGCCCAATCAGGCAGCTCCATGAGGGGCAGCTTCTGCTGCCCGAAGGGGTCTTTCACGAAGAAGCAGATCTGCTGGAACAGAAGTGCAGCCATGTGCGGTCACTCAGCGACCATCACATGCAGATATCTCTGGAGAGGAGAGATGCTTTAGCTAAAGCAGAAGCCATCAAATTTAGCTCTCACAGCTATCCTGAGCTACCTTACTACAGCCCACAGTGCATTCAGAGCACAGGGCCAAGCACAGACAAACGCAGCCCACCCCCAGAATACACCGCTCCCATCCAGGGCCAGGGATTTATCCCTCACCAGATACAAGAACAAGTGCAGACTCAGCAACACAG GTATGTCCAGTCTGGTCAGCCAGCTGAAGTCCTCTGCTACAACACATTCACCAGCCTGCCACCTGCTGGCTTGGAGGAACCCAACCAGGTGGAGTTGCTACTAATGGAGAATGAGAGGCTCAGGCAAGAGCTGGAAAGTCACAGGGAGAAGACCAGCCGCATTCAGAAG TTGGAGCAGGAGATCCAGCGTATTTCAGAGGCCTATGAGACATTGATGCAGGGCAGCAGTAAGAGAGAAAACCTGGAACAGACGCTGAGGAGGAGGTTGGTGGCGGAAATCAGGAGGCTGCAGGATTTCAACAGAGACCTGAGAG AAAACTTGGAAAATGCCAGAACGCATGTTGCAAAGGAAGTAGAGGCAGCTGACCATAACCAGCACATCATGGCAAAACTCCTTGAACAAA ATGAGGAGCAGAACTTTGAGCGGGAGCGCGTCGAGCGGGAGCTGCAGCGTTTGCGAGCGACTGCAGAGGAGCAGAGCCTGCGGGCAAAGCGACTCGAGGAGGCCCTGGAGGCAGCTCGAGGACGAGGTCGCCAGCTTGAGGAGGAGTTGAGGAGGAAGAGGGCATATGTCGAAAAGGTAGAGAGGCTTCAGAGTGCACTGGCTCAGCTGCAATCCACCTGTGAAAAGAGGGAAAGCCTAGAGATGAAGCTGAGGACAAGGCTAGAGCAGGAGCTGAGGAGTCTGAGGGCACAACAG AGGCAGTCTCAGCCACCAGGCGTGACCATGAGTTCACTCCAAGAGCGGCTGCATGAGCGTGAAGAGCGTATCCTGGCCCTCGAAGCTGACATGGTACGCTGGGAGCAGAAGTACCTGGAGGAGAGCACCATGAGGCAGTTTGCCATGGAGGTGGCTGCTACTGCTGCAGCCCAGAG GGACACTACCATCATTAACCACTCACCCTGCCACTCCTCTAACAACAGCTTCAATGAGGACCTACCAGTGGCCGACCACAGGAATCAAGAGATGGAGAACAG GATCCGTGCTCTTTATGCTCAGATTTTAGAAAAAGATGCTGTGATCAAAATCCTCAACCAGCGGCTACACCAGGATCAAGGTCGGAAGGATGAGCAGAGTCCACGAACAAACCTCCTCAATGTGGTAGGGTCACCTCTCCGGCCTGCTTCTTCAACTCCCTCCATCAGCACCACGAGCACTAAGAATAGAG GGAAGAGTCTGTCAGACGATCAGACTTTGCCAAACCGTCAGTTCTCTGCCCAGTCTGAACCTTCGACGCTAGAACGGCAGCTCGAGGAAGCCAAAACCAAAGAGGCTGCCAGCACAACTAAGCTCAATAGTG TAGACAAAGCAGCACCTACAAAGATGCTGTTAAACCCCTTCAGAGGCCTGGATGAGCTGGAGTCAGAGGCAGTGGAAATATTCATTTAA
- the LOC121644437 gene encoding zinc finger protein 600-like, producing the protein MCSVVGCDSERRSAQRFKLPEDPERRLEWVMFIANVNKQRFKESTWTAITVCSEHFTSDCLVNLTGSVQLKPSAVPSLCLNSGAEEPVESFECDEPVGNSEFFGQHDQLETDDGNSCSEESRPASMGSKNGPVPSGASCSPDSSLCSQKQQKNVNTDLIKEKAALLKKKGKFPVNEKRLLQLFSRKCPLCGGKLKMHKVTRGVTITLNQLCIQCDYTYQWKSWVDRSDPAAENKLLTGGAEANSKAAPADEASSSLTDVPEVVALIDEESDSMVESNKSSDPGDMDSDEDWKPVEGVVPVKLFHVKPNEESKETFNYSDYYPALTPQYSQLCTDCGRFFDRRRPHICEHKLKPYSCNICGKRCVNEVALNFHSRIHDANYEFRCKYCQVTFKLRVDKYVHEQIHMTQGKPYKCPDCSETFATSKERRTHLEDHRGTVDLKCRFCGIEFFRPLSIQRHLLVHTGEKPYKCSECQRGFNQASHLKSHMRLHTGERPYKCQHCDKCFNHNVSLKSHLQRYHGVTSEPEQKKLIINKSESDTESVQSSGNKRDTDSELDTEEEEEDTDDEMEGMRRPKSKCRSTGRPKGRPKISGSNGQGSNTGTKKSRVKRQIRKKCTSEENEEVLSNGNTSPDSTEEKEERRKKVIKNTTKSIRSNGKNIRKRRGRQKN; encoded by the exons ATGTGCTCTGTCGTTGGTTGTGATTCAGAGCGTCGCAGCGCCCAACGGTTCAAATTACCAGAGGACCCAGAGAGGAGGCTGGAGTGGGTCATGTTTATAGCAAATGTTAACAAGCAACGTTTTAAAGAGTCGACCTGGACTGCTATTACTGTGTGTAGTGAACATTTCACAAGTGACTGTCTTGTTAATTTGACTGGTTCGGTGCAACTGAAGCCCAGTGCTGTCCCATCACTATGTCTGAATTCAGGGGCAGAGGAGCCTGTGGAGAGCTTTGAATGTGAT GAGCCTGTGGGTAACTcagagttttttggtcaacatgATCAACTTGAAACAGATGATGGGAATTCCTGTTCTGAAGAATCAAGACCGGCTTCAATGG gCTCTAAAAATGGCCCAGTCCCAAGTGGAGCCTCGTGTTCACCTGACTCTTCTCTGTGTAgtcaaaagcaacaaaaaaatgtgaatacaGATTTGATCAAGGAAAA agctGCACTTTTGAAGAAGAAAGGGAAATTTCCTGTGAATGAAAAACGCCTCCTCCAGTTGTTTAGCCGCAAGTGTCCGTTGTGTGGAGGTAAACTGAAGATGCACAAGGTCACTCGGGGTGTAACCATCACCTTGAACCAGCTTTGCATTCAGTGTGACTACACATACCAGTGGAAGAGTTGGGTTGACAGGAGTGATCCAGCTGCAGAAAATAAACTACTGACAGGAGGTGCAGAAGCAAATTCAAAG GCAGCACCAGCAGATGAAGCGTCCAGCAGCCTCACAGATGTTCCTGAGGTTGTTGCTCTCATTGATGAGGAGAGTGACTCCATGGTTGAATCAAATAAATCAAGTGATCCTGGTGACATGGATTCAGATGaagactggaagccagtggagggTGTTGTCCCAGTAAAATTGTTTCATGTCAAACCAAATGAGGAAtctaaagaaacatttaattataGTGATTATTATCCTGCACTCACCCCTCAGTACAGTCAGCTCTGCACAGATTGTGGAAGGTTTTTTGACAGACGAAGACCTCACATATGTGAGCACAAACTGAAGCCCTACTCCTGCAACATTTGTGGGAAAAGGTGTGTTAATGAGGTTGCTCTAAATTTTCACAGCAGAATCCACGATGCAAACTATGAATTTCGCTGCAAATACTGTCAAGTTACGTTCAAGTTAAGGGTGGACAAATATGTTCATGAGCAGATCCACATGACTCAAGGGAAGCCCTACAAATGTCCAGATTGTTCAGAGACATTTGCCACAAGCAAGGAACGCAGAACCCACCTGGAAGACCACAGGGGCACTGTGGATTTAAAATGTCGCTTCTGTGGAATTGAATTTTTCCGTCCTCTTTCGATTCAGAGACATTTATTAGTGCATACAGGAGAAAAACCATACAAGTGTTCAGAGTGCCAGCGTGGCTTCAACCAGGCAAGCCACCTGAAATCCCACATGCGCCTGCACACAGGAGAAAGGCCTTATAAGTGTCAGCATTGTGACAAATGCTTCAATCACAATGTGAGCTTGAAGAGTCATCTCCAGCGTTATCACGGCGTGACTTCTGAACCTGAACAGAAGAAACTTATAATAAACAAAAGTGAAAGTGACACTGAAAGTGTTCAGAGTAGTGGGAACAAGAGAGATACAGACTCCGAGCTTGAcacagaagaggaggaagaggatacGGATGATGAGATGGAGGGAATGCGTAGACCTAAAAGCAAATGTAGAAGCACAGGCAGACCTAAAGGAAGGCCTAAAATCTCTGGATCAAATGGCCAGGGCTCAAATACTGGAACTAAAAAATCACGTGTTAAgagacaaataagaaaaaaatgtaccaGTGAAGAAAATGAGGAGGTGCTGTCCAATGGCAATACAT
- the LOC121644560 gene encoding angiomotin-like 2a isoform X2 translates to MSSTEEPSGTVLHRLIQEQLRYGNPTDTRTLLAIQQQALRGGSGSNSGPSSGGDMSRSPRSSLESLTQEDPLLPQLSARQEPQGQEHQGDFHHSESDYQLHGEKLPTYEQAKVHSQYLASHWAPMGPIRQLHEGQLLLPEGVFHEEADLLEQKCSHVRSLSDHHMQISLERRDALAKAEAIKFSSHSYPELPYYSPQCIQSTGPSTDKRSPPPEYTAPIQGQGFIPHQIQEQVQTQQHRYVQSGQPAEVLCYNTFTSLPPAGLEEPNQVELLLMENERLRQELESHREKTSRIQKLEQEIQRISEAYETLMQGSSKRENLEQTLRRRLVAEIRRLQDFNRDLRENLENARTHVAKEVEAADHNQHIMAKLLEQNEEQNFERERVERELQRLRATAEEQSLRAKRLEEALEAARGRGRQLEEELRRKRAYVEKVERLQSALAQLQSTCEKRESLEMKLRTRLEQELRSLRAQQRQSQPPGVTMSSLQERLHEREERILALEADMVRWEQKYLEESTMRQFAMEVAATAAAQRDTTIINHSPCHSSNNSFNEDLPVADHRNQEMENRIRALYAQILEKDAVIKILNQRLHQDQGRKDEQSPRTNLLNVVGSPLRPASSTPSISTTSTKNRGKSLSDDQTLPNRQFSAQSEPSTLERQLEEAKTKEAASTTKLNSDKAAPTKMLLNPFRGLDELESEAVEIFI, encoded by the exons ATGTCGTCCACTGAAGAGCCGTCTGGTACGGTCCTGCACCGGCTTATCCAGGAACAGCTCCGCTATGGAAACCCCACAGACACCCGCACCTTATTAGCCATCCAGCAGCAGGCCCTGCGTGGAGGCAGCGGAAGCAACAGTGGACCCAGTAGTGGCGGTGACATGAGCAGGAGCCCACGATCCTCTCTGGAGAGCCTTACCCAGGAAGACCCACTGCTCCCTCAGCTCTCTGCGAGGCAGGAGCCTCAGGGCCAGGAGCACCAGGGAGACTTTCATCACTCAGAAAGTGACTACCAGCTACATGGGGAGAAGCTGCCAACATATGAGCAGGCCAAGGTGCATTCTCAGTACTTAGCAAGTCACTGGGCCCCTATGGGCCCAATCAGGCAGCTCCATGAGGGGCAGCTTCTGCTGCCCGAAGGGGTCTTTCACGAAGAAGCAGATCTGCTGGAACAGAAGTGCAGCCATGTGCGGTCACTCAGCGACCATCACATGCAGATATCTCTGGAGAGGAGAGATGCTTTAGCTAAAGCAGAAGCCATCAAATTTAGCTCTCACAGCTATCCTGAGCTACCTTACTACAGCCCACAGTGCATTCAGAGCACAGGGCCAAGCACAGACAAACGCAGCCCACCCCCAGAATACACCGCTCCCATCCAGGGCCAGGGATTTATCCCTCACCAGATACAAGAACAAGTGCAGACTCAGCAACACAG GTATGTCCAGTCTGGTCAGCCAGCTGAAGTCCTCTGCTACAACACATTCACCAGCCTGCCACCTGCTGGCTTGGAGGAACCCAACCAGGTGGAGTTGCTACTAATGGAGAATGAGAGGCTCAGGCAAGAGCTGGAAAGTCACAGGGAGAAGACCAGCCGCATTCAGAAG TTGGAGCAGGAGATCCAGCGTATTTCAGAGGCCTATGAGACATTGATGCAGGGCAGCAGTAAGAGAGAAAACCTGGAACAGACGCTGAGGAGGAGGTTGGTGGCGGAAATCAGGAGGCTGCAGGATTTCAACAGAGACCTGAGAG AAAACTTGGAAAATGCCAGAACGCATGTTGCAAAGGAAGTAGAGGCAGCTGACCATAACCAGCACATCATGGCAAAACTCCTTGAACAAA ATGAGGAGCAGAACTTTGAGCGGGAGCGCGTCGAGCGGGAGCTGCAGCGTTTGCGAGCGACTGCAGAGGAGCAGAGCCTGCGGGCAAAGCGACTCGAGGAGGCCCTGGAGGCAGCTCGAGGACGAGGTCGCCAGCTTGAGGAGGAGTTGAGGAGGAAGAGGGCATATGTCGAAAAGGTAGAGAGGCTTCAGAGTGCACTGGCTCAGCTGCAATCCACCTGTGAAAAGAGGGAAAGCCTAGAGATGAAGCTGAGGACAAGGCTAGAGCAGGAGCTGAGGAGTCTGAGGGCACAACAG AGGCAGTCTCAGCCACCAGGCGTGACCATGAGTTCACTCCAAGAGCGGCTGCATGAGCGTGAAGAGCGTATCCTGGCCCTCGAAGCTGACATGGTACGCTGGGAGCAGAAGTACCTGGAGGAGAGCACCATGAGGCAGTTTGCCATGGAGGTGGCTGCTACTGCTGCAGCCCAGAG GGACACTACCATCATTAACCACTCACCCTGCCACTCCTCTAACAACAGCTTCAATGAGGACCTACCAGTGGCCGACCACAGGAATCAAGAGATGGAGAACAG GATCCGTGCTCTTTATGCTCAGATTTTAGAAAAAGATGCTGTGATCAAAATCCTCAACCAGCGGCTACACCAGGATCAAGGTCGGAAGGATGAGCAGAGTCCACGAACAAACCTCCTCAATGTGGTAGGGTCACCTCTCCGGCCTGCTTCTTCAACTCCCTCCATCAGCACCACGAGCACTAAGAATAGAG GGAAGAGTCTGTCAGACGATCAGACTTTGCCAAACCGTCAGTTCTCTGCCCAGTCTGAACCTTCGACGCTAGAACGGCAGCTCGAGGAAGCCAAAACCAAAGAGGCTGCCAGCACAACTAAGCTCAATAGTG ACAAAGCAGCACCTACAAAGATGCTGTTAAACCCCTTCAGAGGCCTGGATGAGCTGGAGTCAGAGGCAGTGGAAATATTCATTTAA